One genomic region from Leptospira inadai serovar Lyme str. 10 encodes:
- a CDS encoding NADPH-dependent FMN reductase, producing the protein MKIGIIVGSHRKESQSAKVGGFLASKLKEMSVQTWIFDLGKTRLPIWDESFWDGGLEWDSLWKPIDTELRGCDGFVVVTPEYSGMASPALKNFFLYAGLPQLGHKPALLAGVSSGRGGAFPVDELRSSSYKNSKLCYIPEQLLFRDAEHLVNAGDPISQEDSYIRERSSFALKVLIAYAEALSEVRESGVTEDPRFKNGMS; encoded by the coding sequence ATGAAAATAGGAATTATCGTAGGATCGCATCGAAAAGAATCTCAGTCCGCAAAAGTTGGAGGCTTCCTCGCTTCGAAATTAAAGGAGATGTCGGTTCAAACTTGGATTTTCGATTTAGGGAAGACAAGGTTGCCGATTTGGGATGAAAGTTTTTGGGACGGCGGCTTAGAATGGGACTCTCTCTGGAAACCGATCGATACGGAACTTAGGGGCTGTGACGGCTTTGTAGTAGTGACTCCGGAATACTCCGGGATGGCGAGTCCTGCCCTAAAGAATTTCTTTTTATATGCGGGGTTGCCCCAGCTCGGTCATAAACCCGCGTTACTCGCCGGTGTCTCATCCGGTCGAGGAGGAGCTTTCCCGGTGGATGAGCTTCGCTCAAGCAGTTATAAGAATAGCAAACTTTGCTATATTCCAGAACAATTACTTTTTCGCGACGCGGAACACCTTGTCAATGCAGGTGATCCGATCTCTCAGGAAGACTCGTATATACGGGAGAGAAGTTCCTTTGCACTTAAGGTTCTTATCGCATATGCGGAAGCCCTTTCCGAAGTCCGGGAATCGGGAGTCACGGAAGACCCTCGATTCAAGAACGGGATGTCCTAG
- a CDS encoding ParB/RepB/Spo0J family partition protein, producing the protein MAKRAEFAGMDLLTAFGGEDSSRKEIPIQDILPNPEQPRVFGKEEVGDLTESMRRLGMIEPIVVRKIGKKFQIVAGERRYQAAKALGWKSMAAVETDASEDRCYEMALAENEKRKSLNPWEVGRAIQYLRKEKKKTADEVAKLLGYTERYVKQLSSIARLDQKSVADLLRSGKDASVKNLESLLKRKEGRGGETISPRKTIEKVTLDLKSLPSKTRDSFLRDLAVLKKKYGLS; encoded by the coding sequence ATGGCAAAGAGAGCTGAATTTGCGGGAATGGATCTTTTGACCGCCTTTGGCGGGGAAGATTCCTCCCGAAAGGAAATCCCGATTCAAGATATTCTCCCTAACCCCGAACAGCCGCGGGTTTTCGGGAAGGAAGAGGTCGGCGATTTGACCGAATCGATGCGGAGACTTGGAATGATCGAGCCGATCGTAGTTAGAAAAATCGGAAAGAAGTTTCAAATCGTAGCCGGAGAAAGGCGTTATCAAGCAGCCAAGGCCCTGGGATGGAAATCCATGGCTGCGGTGGAAACGGATGCCTCGGAAGATCGCTGCTACGAGATGGCTTTGGCCGAGAACGAAAAGCGCAAAAGTTTGAATCCCTGGGAAGTCGGGCGTGCGATTCAGTACCTCCGAAAAGAAAAAAAGAAAACCGCCGATGAAGTCGCAAAATTGCTCGGTTATACGGAGCGCTACGTAAAGCAACTAAGCTCTATCGCAAGGCTAGATCAAAAATCCGTCGCCGATCTATTGCGCAGCGGGAAAGATGCTTCGGTAAAGAATTTGGAAAGTCTTTTAAAGCGCAAGGAAGGCCGAGGGGGTGAAACGATTTCACCCCGGAAAACAATCGAGAAAGTAACCTTGGATTTAAAGTCGCTCCCATCCAAAACTCGAGATTCTTTTTTGCGCGATCTCGCAGTTCTAAAGAAAAAATACGGGCTGAGTTGA
- a CDS encoding ParA family protein — protein sequence MKARLLDVHEILSEYAISSEEEFQSKAEAWGIPVQGKGKYKEEVLDKYFRKKKTKSFESVVIAVSNQKGGEGKTTVSICLSEALAKSGRPVLLIDWDAQANITQLYVGQIEKSIYHTLGYRGDAILSMSEIIVNLAPNLDLVPSSIHLANFTTPYERDDFELLKDALLPVRSSYEYIIIDCPPSLGLILENALIASDLVLVPIQTRAFSVQGLKDLHGTIEKIRRKANPDLGLLGAVLNQYEDSRALSGLADAIRKYFPVFDSVVYRREAIPQSQAKRKLLSEYDPKAMQMFAALAEEVVRRANGKES from the coding sequence ATGAAAGCGAGGTTGTTGGACGTTCATGAGATTCTTTCGGAATATGCGATAAGCTCCGAAGAAGAGTTTCAAAGTAAAGCTGAAGCTTGGGGGATTCCCGTTCAGGGAAAAGGAAAATACAAGGAAGAAGTGTTGGACAAATACTTTCGCAAGAAAAAGACGAAAAGTTTTGAATCGGTGGTGATTGCCGTTTCGAACCAAAAAGGTGGAGAGGGTAAAACCACAGTATCCATATGCCTATCGGAAGCATTGGCAAAGTCCGGACGTCCAGTGCTTTTGATAGATTGGGATGCCCAAGCAAATATAACTCAGCTATACGTCGGTCAGATTGAAAAGTCCATATATCATACCCTAGGCTATAGGGGGGATGCGATCCTCTCGATGTCGGAGATTATCGTAAATCTTGCCCCGAATTTAGATTTAGTTCCGTCCTCCATTCACCTTGCAAATTTCACGACTCCGTATGAGAGAGACGACTTCGAATTGCTGAAGGATGCACTTTTGCCCGTCCGATCCTCTTACGAATATATTATAATAGACTGCCCTCCGTCTTTGGGGCTGATTTTGGAGAATGCTTTGATCGCTTCCGATTTGGTTCTCGTTCCGATTCAAACTCGCGCTTTTAGCGTGCAAGGCCTAAAGGATCTACACGGTACGATCGAAAAAATTCGCAGGAAAGCTAATCCGGATCTGGGATTATTAGGGGCGGTATTGAACCAGTACGAAGATTCCCGAGCTTTGTCGGGATTGGCTGACGCTATTCGGAAATACTTTCCGGTATTCGATTCTGTAGTTTATCGTCGGGAAGCGATCCCGCAATCGCAGGCGAAGAGGAAATTACTTTCGGAATATGATCCCAAGGCGATGCAAATGTTTGCGGCTTTAGCCGAAGAAGTGGTAAGGAGGGCAAATGGCAAAGAGAGCTGA
- a CDS encoding putative porin, producing MKKQHFSTAGLLLLSLLLFPQSTTYSQKIEKKDPFQSTENSGIGTRSQKEQVESRNTGFWQTFWARSSATLLMGENGGEHIFESGTKYPNLSGAKAGSRISYNRNFGYGGIELRHWWQKWELSFGYRSNGRYQRVGQGKDEDFALADFSVERGAKFGFREWSFYDTPYTFSGSKNFADGRGKLKMKQDRLSLSVRRYFGSSDPDARKNGQGLFVTGGIHYTYFKYYLYDVNQWIASNPIFYGPIGMGLSFSNSTWELPVGIGYRYSDGKWMFEGAFLGSTWYSHFRDYHYQRSLNFIGDAAGYGIEANIGGGVIVDSWLFFLRLTENRLYGSGSFQTRGGISSNDILSNAAGHYRNYLNTKQYNLEFSVTNYLEWISSE from the coding sequence ATGAAAAAACAACATTTTTCGACAGCCGGACTCCTACTCCTCTCGCTGTTACTGTTCCCGCAATCGACTACATACTCGCAAAAAATCGAAAAAAAAGACCCATTCCAATCTACGGAAAATTCGGGAATCGGAACGCGTTCCCAAAAAGAACAGGTCGAGTCGAGGAATACCGGATTTTGGCAAACATTTTGGGCCAGATCTTCCGCGACTTTACTAATGGGCGAAAACGGCGGAGAGCATATCTTCGAATCCGGAACAAAGTATCCGAATCTCTCCGGGGCAAAAGCGGGATCCAGAATTTCGTACAATCGAAATTTCGGATACGGAGGAATCGAACTCAGACATTGGTGGCAAAAATGGGAACTCAGCTTCGGATACAGAAGTAACGGCCGATACCAGAGAGTGGGGCAGGGCAAGGATGAGGATTTTGCCCTGGCTGATTTTTCCGTCGAAAGGGGGGCCAAGTTCGGATTTCGGGAATGGAGTTTCTACGATACTCCTTATACGTTCAGCGGCTCGAAAAACTTCGCCGACGGCCGGGGAAAACTGAAAATGAAACAAGACCGCCTAAGCCTATCCGTCCGAAGATATTTCGGGTCCAGCGACCCGGACGCGCGAAAAAACGGCCAAGGTCTTTTTGTGACGGGGGGGATTCATTATACTTATTTTAAATACTATCTTTACGATGTAAATCAATGGATCGCATCCAACCCTATCTTTTACGGACCGATCGGAATGGGACTGAGCTTCAGCAATAGCACGTGGGAACTGCCGGTCGGAATCGGATATAGATACTCCGACGGAAAATGGATGTTCGAAGGAGCTTTTTTGGGGAGCACCTGGTATTCTCATTTCAGAGATTATCATTATCAAAGAAGTTTGAATTTCATCGGAGATGCAGCAGGCTACGGAATAGAGGCGAATATCGGGGGAGGGGTGATCGTGGATTCCTGGCTATTCTTCCTCCGCTTGACCGAAAATAGACTGTACGGATCGGGCAGTTTCCAAACCAGGGGCGGGATCAGTTCGAATGATATTTTATCGAACGCGGCAGGTCATTATAGAAATTATTTAAACACCAAGCAGTATAATCTCGAATTCTCCGTTACCAACTACTTGGAATGGATCTCGTCAGAATAG
- the hemH gene encoding ferrochelatase, which translates to MKNRLLLLNLGGPRSSAEIPKFLLDLFEDPFVFDLSVPEFLRKWMAKKIAVSRAEKVAKTYASMGFGGGSPLVSETEKQAEELRKLLEESGEKWEVKIAMSCGFPDLRDLGEDWTDPRKGVIILPLYPQYSRSTVLSSAMLLKKKLGLCPSGHPGWVPPFSKRPEYLESVKNLILDYFKGNLKPENFLHLQSGGIRNWQEIDLIFSAHGIPIKLIQKGDVYVREIAQNVSDLESLLRADGFQGRIHLSFQSRIGPAKWTSPNTLDKIAELAAKNVKRIAIYPISFVSDHLETLEEIGVQIRDHALSLGVTEYYRIPAPGTYPAFLEALSRFVFEAKIAVERGGQGDCLCRTCGGYDPKREKTICLAR; encoded by the coding sequence TTGAAAAACAGACTCCTTCTTTTAAATTTAGGCGGACCGAGAAGCTCCGCGGAAATCCCGAAATTTTTATTGGACCTCTTCGAAGACCCGTTCGTTTTCGATCTGTCCGTCCCGGAGTTTCTAAGGAAATGGATGGCAAAAAAAATCGCGGTCTCCAGAGCCGAAAAAGTCGCGAAGACATACGCCTCGATGGGTTTCGGCGGAGGCTCCCCCCTAGTCTCCGAAACGGAAAAACAAGCCGAAGAATTGCGCAAACTTCTGGAAGAATCCGGAGAAAAATGGGAGGTGAAGATCGCGATGAGCTGCGGCTTCCCGGACCTGAGGGACCTAGGAGAGGATTGGACCGACCCGAGAAAAGGCGTTATTATTTTGCCCTTATACCCGCAGTATTCTCGATCGACAGTCCTTTCGTCTGCGATGTTGTTGAAAAAAAAATTAGGACTTTGTCCTTCCGGTCATCCCGGCTGGGTGCCTCCTTTCTCCAAGCGCCCTGAATATCTAGAATCCGTAAAGAATCTGATCCTAGATTATTTTAAAGGAAATTTGAAGCCGGAGAACTTTCTTCACTTACAAAGCGGCGGCATTCGAAATTGGCAGGAAATAGATCTTATTTTCAGCGCTCACGGAATCCCCATTAAATTGATTCAAAAAGGGGACGTATATGTTCGAGAAATAGCGCAAAACGTTTCGGATTTAGAATCTCTATTACGGGCCGACGGGTTTCAAGGCCGGATTCATCTTTCTTTCCAGAGCAGAATCGGGCCGGCAAAATGGACTAGTCCCAATACCCTGGACAAAATTGCGGAGCTCGCCGCAAAAAACGTCAAGAGAATCGCGATCTACCCTATTAGTTTTGTCAGCGACCATTTGGAAACTCTGGAGGAGATCGGAGTACAAATAAGGGACCATGCTCTTTCTCTAGGCGTTACGGAATATTACCGGATCCCCGCACCCGGAACTTACCCCGCCTTTTTAGAGGCACTCAGCAGGTTCGTCTTCGAAGCAAAAATCGCAGTCGAAAGGGGAGGGCAGGGCGACTGCCTTTGTAGAACTTGCGGAGGGTACGATCCCAAACGCGAAAAGACGATTTGCCTAGCGCGCTGA
- a CDS encoding DUF4870 domain-containing protein produces MKYEDLEKLNSLKEKGAISQEEYEAEKKKILETPYPNQNERLGMTVNQYCMLLHLSLYSVFVFPVVGMLVPLVLWLLEKDSDPEVDAHGKIVINWLISSLIYGVIFGILCIVLIGIPFILLLGVCYVLFPIIGAVKANSGIEWEYPLSLHFLKKEQSQ; encoded by the coding sequence ATGAAATACGAAGACTTAGAGAAGCTAAACAGTCTGAAAGAAAAGGGTGCGATCTCTCAAGAAGAATATGAGGCGGAAAAAAAGAAGATTTTAGAGACTCCTTACCCGAATCAGAATGAACGCCTGGGAATGACGGTAAATCAGTATTGCATGCTTCTGCATTTGTCTTTATATTCCGTATTCGTATTTCCGGTCGTCGGCATGTTGGTTCCGCTGGTTCTCTGGTTGCTCGAAAAAGATTCGGATCCGGAGGTCGATGCCCACGGCAAGATCGTTATTAATTGGCTAATCAGCTCGTTGATCTATGGGGTAATTTTTGGGATTCTATGTATCGTTCTGATAGGAATTCCATTTATTCTTCTTTTGGGCGTATGTTATGTTTTGTTTCCGATTATCGGGGCGGTGAAGGCCAATAGCGGTATCGAATGGGAATACCCTTTAAGTCTGCATTTTTTAAAAAAAGAACAATCTCAGTAG
- the hemG gene encoding protoporphyrinogen oxidase: MAKPIPDRVIIGAGFTGLVHAFLAIERGETVVVLEKRDGTGGLIRSVRTEYGIVETAANGILNCWELERLASRLGLDILLPDSASRKRYIFSDGKPRRLPLKFVEIIRFVYGAISKPSKPEPGESVLRWGKRVLGEGAVSKVVEPALGGIYAGDLDLMSAEFVFGKFLSEDQTLWKNLRAYSKSLKNRPRLSPARRGTVSFRGGIGTLIRALEARVTQDGKILYDEDVSGLRELRKRFPGAKITIATGLASSLRILKSEFPELKTYQGVLELLPIVSVTRFGRDSVLRGKKGFGILFPKDHKSFSSELGLRVRGILFNDFIWPTRAENGIHSETFIYGGAGDREIATRSEDEIIDIVEDDRKKLIPDSLDPINHYVTIWKEALPVYSPQLYAFNRDLDRILPPDIKVEGNFRQGIGLKSILERAFAGN, encoded by the coding sequence GTGGCAAAACCCATTCCAGATCGAGTTATTATCGGCGCCGGATTTACCGGCCTTGTCCATGCATTCCTTGCAATCGAAAGAGGAGAGACGGTCGTAGTTTTGGAAAAGAGAGACGGGACCGGCGGTTTAATACGTTCGGTTCGTACCGAATACGGCATCGTGGAAACGGCCGCTAACGGAATCCTAAATTGTTGGGAATTGGAGAGGCTTGCTTCTCGACTCGGGTTGGATATTCTGCTCCCCGATTCCGCGTCTCGAAAAAGATATATATTCTCCGATGGAAAACCGAGGCGGTTGCCGCTTAAATTCGTAGAAATTATCAGATTCGTTTACGGCGCGATCTCGAAACCCTCCAAACCGGAGCCGGGCGAGTCGGTACTTCGTTGGGGAAAACGGGTTTTGGGGGAAGGTGCGGTATCCAAAGTCGTCGAACCGGCGTTAGGTGGAATTTACGCCGGGGATTTGGATTTGATGTCGGCGGAGTTCGTTTTCGGCAAGTTTTTGTCGGAAGATCAGACTCTCTGGAAAAACCTGAGAGCATATTCGAAATCCCTAAAGAATCGTCCTAGACTTTCGCCTGCGCGACGCGGTACGGTCAGCTTTAGAGGCGGAATCGGCACTTTAATCCGCGCGCTGGAAGCGAGAGTGACTCAGGACGGAAAGATTCTGTATGACGAGGATGTATCCGGTTTACGCGAGCTTAGAAAGAGATTTCCCGGAGCGAAGATTACCATTGCCACGGGTCTGGCATCGAGTTTGAGAATTTTGAAGAGCGAATTCCCCGAACTGAAAACCTACCAAGGTGTTTTGGAGTTATTGCCGATCGTAAGCGTTACTAGATTCGGCAGGGATTCCGTTCTGAGAGGGAAGAAAGGATTTGGAATCCTCTTCCCGAAAGATCATAAATCCTTTTCATCCGAACTAGGTCTCCGAGTCAGGGGAATTTTGTTCAACGATTTTATCTGGCCGACTCGAGCGGAAAACGGAATACACTCCGAAACATTCATTTACGGAGGAGCCGGAGATCGGGAAATCGCGACTAGATCGGAGGATGAAATCATTGATATCGTCGAGGATGATAGAAAAAAATTGATTCCCGACAGTCTGGATCCGATCAATCATTATGTGACTATATGGAAGGAAGCGTTACCGGTATACAGCCCGCAACTTTATGCATTTAATAGGGATTTAGATAGGATTCTTCCTCCGGATATCAAAGTTGAAGGGAACTTCAGACAAGGTATCGGCTTGAAATCCATTTTAGAAAGGGCCTTTGCGGGTAATTAG
- a CDS encoding LA_0442/LA_0875 N-terminal domain-containing protein, with the protein MVSSAFRTITTVLILFLLPAAIFPVTILLREGGKVKGDLVTQNQASVIIQTESGKRAINKKLILKVLYKDVSDDEEAKIRAAEEKKIANTKREVVEKEKARQLQQDEADRLRREEEQRKVVPAASKQDAIEPGKALLRSAVLPGWGQFYSDRKVFGILWPTLFAAAGFASYDKYRVYRNAVRDYGTLGNPYSQTGIIGTALGINAVYMPPTSSDPVTQYILDKNYNLIRQKRAEADRDFQHYQEALYALGAIYLLNLVDAYFFANFGRNLVKVSDGTNSGLVLSVLPSNIGQANLSSTGSSSASFLETKYSFGYRFSF; encoded by the coding sequence ATGGTTTCATCAGCGTTTCGAACGATTACAACGGTTCTCATCCTCTTTTTATTACCGGCGGCGATATTTCCCGTAACCATTCTATTGCGCGAAGGCGGCAAAGTAAAAGGCGATCTAGTTACGCAGAATCAAGCATCGGTAATCATCCAGACCGAGTCGGGCAAACGCGCGATCAATAAAAAGTTAATCTTAAAAGTCTTGTATAAGGATGTTAGCGACGACGAGGAAGCGAAAATTCGCGCCGCCGAAGAGAAGAAGATCGCTAATACCAAGCGAGAAGTCGTCGAAAAAGAGAAGGCAAGGCAACTACAACAGGATGAAGCCGATCGACTTCGGCGAGAGGAAGAGCAGCGCAAAGTCGTCCCTGCAGCCTCTAAACAGGATGCGATAGAACCCGGAAAGGCCTTGCTTCGATCCGCAGTGTTGCCAGGGTGGGGACAATTTTATAGCGATCGAAAAGTTTTCGGAATTTTATGGCCGACTCTGTTCGCGGCGGCCGGCTTTGCTTCCTACGATAAATATAGAGTCTACCGTAATGCGGTTCGAGATTACGGAACATTAGGAAATCCTTATTCACAAACCGGAATCATCGGAACTGCGCTGGGTATTAACGCAGTATACATGCCTCCGACATCGTCGGATCCTGTGACTCAATACATTCTGGATAAGAACTACAATTTAATCCGCCAAAAGCGAGCGGAGGCGGATCGGGATTTTCAACATTATCAAGAAGCTTTATATGCATTAGGCGCTATTTATTTGCTTAATTTAGTCGATGCTTATTTCTTTGCCAACTTTGGCAGAAATTTGGTAAAAGTTTCCGACGGCACGAATTCCGGCCTCGTCTTATCGGTGTTACCTTCGAATATCGGCCAAGCGAATTTAAGCTCAACCGGATCTTCTTCGGCTTCTTTTTTGGAAACCAAATATTCGTTCGGTTATAGATTCAGCTTCTAA
- the hemN gene encoding oxygen-independent coproporphyrinogen III oxidase: protein MKSQINLIEKYDVPAPRYTSYPTVPYWEDSPTRSEWLTAVRNRILPEDSSVALYLHIPFCETLCSFCGCNTSITKNHTVEEPYIGTLLEEFANYVRSIPELLKRELRELHLGGGSPTYLSESNLKALLTPILNSWKTAENPEFSLEVDPRRTRSTQLEVLRDFGFTRISLGVQDFDAEVQRLVNRIQPYELTAGITEEARKLGYTSVNFDLIYGLPRQTKESIRDTILKTLQLRPDRIAFYSYAHVPWIKAAQRLFTEDDLPKGSEKRELYEIGREMFLNAGYKEIGMDHFALETDSLYTASLDGTLHRNFMGYTTRSTDLLLGMGVSAISDSWDCFYQNEKILKKYQRRIQEDGHALLRGHKLTGEDLRQRELVLRLSTTGRVEVPEEIFEEVRLYLASMEDDTLIKWEGHTLVLTDLGKPFLRNACTGLDLRLRRKSPESKVFSQSI from the coding sequence ATGAAATCACAAATAAATCTGATAGAAAAATATGATGTTCCCGCTCCGCGTTATACTAGTTATCCTACGGTTCCCTATTGGGAGGATAGTCCGACTCGCTCGGAATGGTTGACTGCGGTTCGGAATAGAATTCTTCCGGAAGATTCCTCGGTCGCTTTGTACTTACATATTCCTTTTTGCGAAACCCTTTGTTCTTTTTGCGGGTGCAATACTTCGATTACCAAAAACCATACGGTGGAAGAACCGTATATAGGGACCTTGTTAGAGGAGTTTGCGAATTATGTTCGGTCTATCCCGGAATTGCTTAAGCGCGAATTGAGAGAATTGCATCTAGGAGGAGGCTCCCCCACTTACCTCTCCGAATCCAATTTAAAAGCGTTGCTTACTCCGATTCTTAATTCTTGGAAAACCGCTGAAAATCCCGAGTTTTCGTTGGAAGTGGATCCTAGAAGGACTAGGTCGACGCAACTAGAAGTCTTACGGGATTTCGGATTTACTAGGATCAGTTTAGGTGTTCAGGATTTTGATGCGGAAGTACAGAGGCTAGTAAATCGAATCCAACCCTATGAACTTACCGCCGGTATCACGGAGGAGGCCAGGAAATTAGGTTACACTTCCGTAAACTTCGATCTTATATACGGCCTGCCTAGACAAACTAAGGAGAGTATACGGGATACTATATTAAAAACTTTGCAATTACGTCCGGACAGGATCGCGTTTTATAGCTACGCGCACGTCCCTTGGATTAAGGCTGCTCAGAGGTTGTTTACCGAAGACGATCTTCCGAAGGGATCGGAAAAAAGGGAACTCTATGAAATCGGGCGAGAGATGTTTCTAAACGCAGGTTACAAAGAAATCGGTATGGACCATTTCGCCCTGGAAACGGATTCGCTTTATACGGCTTCTTTGGACGGAACTCTTCATCGTAATTTTATGGGGTATACCACTCGCTCTACGGATCTACTCTTGGGTATGGGAGTCTCGGCTATCTCGGATAGTTGGGACTGCTTTTATCAGAATGAAAAAATTCTGAAGAAATACCAGAGAAGAATTCAAGAAGACGGCCATGCTTTGCTTAGAGGACATAAACTTACTGGCGAGGATTTACGTCAGCGCGAATTGGTTCTAAGACTGTCCACTACGGGCAGGGTGGAGGTTCCTGAGGAGATTTTCGAGGAAGTCAGGCTCTATTTAGCCTCCATGGAAGACGATACTTTAATTAAGTGGGAAGGTCATACCCTTGTTCTTACGGACCTCGGTAAGCCTTTTCTTCGAAACGCTTGCACAGGTTTGGACCTGCGCTTGAGAAGAAAAAGTCCTGAAAGTAAGGTTTTCTCGCAATCTATTTGA
- a CDS encoding uroporphyrinogen decarboxylase family protein — MPNQKFTNALQCKAQSIPPIWMMRQAGRYHSHYQNLRKKHTFEELCKIPELAAEVAFGPVDDFGFDTAILFSDILFPLEALGMGLKFGDDGPKLGWQLAQSSDLGRMHSLEQAVDFMGFQKKAVALTRKRIPEDRSLIGFIGGPWTLFCYATLGKHDGNLILPKVSPLLREGFYKKLLPLLRENIRLQLEGGAEIVMIFDTAGGDASPGFFNEAVFPPLRELAESFPGKIGYYAKGISSQSLGSIRSLAGLAGFGVDHRIELTELFGKRKQFIQGNFDQAMLFLDPGEFRSYLMKWLEPFLRLTPDQRSGWICGLGHGVLPKTPEANVRNFVKTVREVFA, encoded by the coding sequence ATGCCTAATCAGAAATTTACGAATGCTTTGCAATGTAAGGCCCAATCGATTCCTCCGATCTGGATGATGCGACAGGCGGGCCGATATCATTCCCACTATCAAAATTTACGAAAGAAGCACACGTTTGAGGAATTATGCAAAATTCCCGAACTGGCTGCAGAAGTTGCCTTTGGTCCCGTCGACGATTTCGGATTCGATACTGCAATTCTGTTTTCAGATATTCTATTTCCCCTGGAGGCGCTCGGAATGGGTCTAAAGTTCGGGGACGACGGCCCTAAACTCGGCTGGCAATTGGCACAGTCTAGCGATTTAGGAAGAATGCATTCTTTGGAGCAGGCCGTCGATTTTATGGGTTTTCAAAAGAAGGCGGTGGCCTTGACGCGTAAAAGAATTCCCGAAGATCGGTCATTGATCGGGTTTATCGGAGGTCCCTGGACCTTGTTTTGTTACGCTACATTAGGAAAACATGATGGAAATCTGATTTTACCGAAAGTTTCGCCCTTATTAAGGGAGGGGTTCTATAAAAAACTTTTACCCTTATTACGCGAGAACATTCGGCTTCAATTGGAAGGCGGCGCCGAGATCGTCATGATTTTCGATACGGCCGGTGGTGACGCTTCTCCCGGTTTCTTTAACGAGGCGGTGTTCCCCCCGCTCCGGGAGTTGGCGGAATCCTTTCCGGGAAAGATCGGTTATTATGCGAAAGGAATCTCCTCTCAAAGTTTGGGATCGATCCGGTCCTTAGCCGGACTTGCGGGTTTCGGAGTGGATCATCGCATCGAACTTACTGAACTTTTCGGAAAACGAAAACAATTTATCCAGGGGAATTTCGACCAGGCCATGTTGTTTTTGGATCCCGGCGAATTTCGAAGCTATTTGATGAAATGGTTGGAGCCATTCTTAAGATTGACGCCCGATCAACGCTCCGGATGGATCTGTGGACTAGGCCACGGAGTTCTTCCTAAAACTCCCGAAGCGAATGTGCGCAATTTTGTAAAAACCGTGAGGGAAGTATTTGCATGA
- a CDS encoding response regulator transcription factor — MKAKLLLVEDDRSLGETLKERLEKEGYEMIWTVSAQSARTLALESKPDLILLDVRLPDGDGFELAAELRTRKDCPPFLFLTAHSGAPERLRGFELGAEEFIPKPFHLKELLIRVGHVLESHKHSFKKTKYVYEGFTLDFSGYSIHTPSGEEIHLSKRDCALLNLLVEERQRTVSRDEILDRLWGEEKFPTNRTIDNSIVRLRQAFGDKGEEAIRSVRGVGYQWVGDLRDA; from the coding sequence ATGAAGGCCAAGCTTTTACTGGTGGAAGATGATCGGTCTTTGGGAGAAACTCTTAAAGAGCGGTTGGAGAAGGAAGGATACGAAATGATTTGGACCGTATCCGCGCAATCCGCAAGAACCTTGGCTTTGGAATCCAAGCCGGATCTGATTCTTTTGGACGTGCGATTGCCGGACGGGGACGGATTCGAATTGGCGGCGGAGTTGCGAACCCGCAAAGATTGTCCGCCTTTTCTTTTTTTAACGGCACACTCCGGTGCGCCGGAAAGATTAAGAGGATTCGAACTCGGAGCGGAGGAATTTATTCCTAAGCCCTTTCATTTAAAGGAGCTTCTCATTCGAGTCGGGCACGTATTAGAATCTCATAAACATTCGTTTAAGAAAACTAAATACGTTTACGAAGGATTTACATTGGATTTTTCGGGATATTCCATTCACACGCCGTCTGGAGAAGAGATACATCTCTCCAAGAGGGATTGCGCGTTGTTGAATCTGTTGGTGGAAGAGCGACAACGAACGGTAAGCCGGGACGAGATCCTGGACCGCCTTTGGGGAGAGGAAAAATTTCCCACGAATAGAACGATAGATAATTCCATTGTCCGTTTGCGCCAAGCGTTCGGAGACAAAGGCGAGGAAGCCATCCGATCCGTGAGAGGTGTCGGTTATCAATGGGTCGGAGATTTACGGGATGCCTAA